The Medicago truncatula cultivar Jemalong A17 chromosome 7, MtrunA17r5.0-ANR, whole genome shotgun sequence genome includes the window TAAGGTGTATGTATAAGGTGTTAGCAAAGATATTAGAAAATAGATTGCACGGTGTTATTAGCCTAGTTATCTTGGGTTCTTAATCCTCTTTAGTCAAAGATAAGCAGATTTTGGATGATATTTTGGTTGCGAATGAAGTGGTTGATGATGCgtaagttaaaaaaatagttattattgtttaaagttgattttgaaaaagcatGTGACAATAAGAGATCAAATAGTACAATCCAAGTAATTTATTAACAATAGcataacatcataaaacatttgaaaatcatcaaatcaaatttaaaaacttgGTTTTACTCACCCTAGCTTCTTCTTGCGACTCCATAGTACACTCTACTAGACTTTCTCAGATATCAATAAAAGATCAAATAGTAAAATTAGAatatagagtaaattacactacCATCccttcaaagatgcttgaattacacttccctcatctcttatgttaaaatatacattctcCTCCtcttttattcaaaacatattggaaaatatttcactcctctcccttgagagaagcttgaattacattcccctcccctcttatgttaaaatctacgctttagtccctcaatatttttttttatttatttctaataatctagctaaaaaataatctaacacacctcaaagaaaaatagcattgtgggttcattttaatataatcaaattttgaatacatatctttctcaattttttattcacaatttcattaacatatagttttaaaccctattataaaatatgaaacaacccaaaataaaattaaaatatgtgaaaaaaaatactaaagttgactaagtatggttatttaaaagtgaattttatactctaaattataaaattaataacaaaatatttaaatttaattttcattgacATTTAGGTTATAAAaaacgaatttatattttttaaatagtgaattaaaattaatatataatataaaaatatttatttatgtaaaaatatattaaagtgtagtccatatttaattattaaggaatgacattgtaattcaagcattttATAGGAGAtgagagtataaattttacttttcaaggaaaacgagtgtatattttaatataagataagagggaaatgtaattcaaacatctttgagggAAAAGAAATGTAATTTACTCTAGAATATATGATTAGAAATAAAAGTTAGTCGTTtgcttttaaagaaaaagacaGACTCTAAAATTGGTAACTATATTAGTGCTCATTAATGTTTCCTTCCTATTTCTTGCCTTATGTTAAGGTGAAATCAAATAATTCCTATCCTACTACCTTTGGTTTCATTTCTTCAGAAAATTTCCCTCTACTTCGTATCTTAAACACTCCTATTTAAGTTCTTGAATGTGCCAAATTGGATGCATATTTTCTCATAGACTTTTATAtcagaaaataataattgaaaaaaacaattttgaacaTTAGTATTGGATGCATACCAtgtaataataaattattaaacagggtgtcgtgttttttttttcctttctttctttcatacgAGATtataaaaacttgaaaaaatgatctttgtttttttcctcTACATTCTTTTAATCACTTGCTGTTATGCATTATTATGTACGATAAATTGTCACTGTACAAGGTTTGTATGATACACTTTACTGGATTATTATACtagtcttttttttaaagaaattcatCGTCCAACTATAATTTTGATATAGAAGTTCTTCTAACATTCCCCTGTCCCTATCTAGCTCCGCCACCGATTACATGGATGAATGATCCCGTCTTGTGCGAGGGTGGAACTCTGTTGATTAATATTCtccattttttcttcataaattgtGATTTCAAATCGGAttatttattactattattattgatattattcataatttttctaattaaatttgattgatgcaatttttttataaaaataaacaatatttatctgttcaaattgatagagtacatggatatattacaaattcaaagtcaccaaaaacaaaaacgatGAATACGTAAACAAACTCAcattatccatgttaatatcataaaatgaaataaagagtacttatgtttataaatatgactatattcatttttaaaaaaatgattatatttaAGTATTCGGAATAATCTTACCTCTGAATCTGCAACGTTGATATCGCAAAAGTCATTATGCGACATACGTTGACGGTGTCTAAAATTacttgtaataaaaaattacttatatGGCTGAAATTTTTTGAGAAAACTATATCACTTAGTATcagttatttaaattttaattactatattttttaattctttcaatcaaaattaatttaaagttgataagatttgatttgaaattaaaataaaaaatatttgattaggTGAAAAAAGATAcagtatatttaatttaatactaGTATGTAATTGATCgattaatttaaaaagaaataaataaccGGCAAAGCCGGCGGATGAATTGTATTAGCAGCAGAATCTGAACCATTCCTGTTtgtaaaattacaaaatctggAACGTCCATTCTAGATTTACTCATTCCTCCATTGCCATTGGATTTCCTCGTACGCGTTTTTGAAACATTCTCTCCTCTCTAATTTCCTTCATATTTCCTCATACAACCAACCAAGAAGAgaatttctttctcttcttataataaataaaaactttgcAACTTGCAATTACTACGTTTTTCACACACATTTGACaccttcaaaatcaaaattaaaatcaaaccaTTTATTAGTTTCCATAATGGGTTTCTTTCTCTCAGAGAATCTCGCAATTCTTCATATCTTAACAGATTTTTACTTTCCATCTTTACTCACACTCCCATTATGTTGTGAGTTGTCACGTTGATGACCTTATTAAATAGAAACCTTTTCTctattcctttctttttttatgagGTTTCTTCAGAATTTAGAAACTTGTTTTTTGATTCATAAAAGAAACCCAACATGGGAAACAACTGTGTTGGACCTAGAAGAACCTATGAACATGAAAGTTTTCAAACTTCATTTTGGTGGCCATGGTCATTGTCATGGTCATAtccaatcaaccaaacacaaattTCAGTTTCACAAAACACAAATTCTTCACAAACCTATCAACAAAACCCACCACATGTTCACAAAATTGAGAACAAAGACATGAAGACACTTCAGTCTAATACTGCTTCAGACAGACAAACTAGCATATCACAAGAAGATGCAGAACCAGTTACACAGTTGAAGGAAAAAGCTACACCAACAAAAACAATGatgtcaaaaaatattaatattaggaGGGTAACACCAAAAAGTGCAGGTCTTCGAGCAGAATCGGTTTTGTTGACAAACAATGGTCCTTTTAGGGAATTTTATAAGTTAGGAGATGAACTTGGGAAAGGAAAGTTTGGAACTACTTCACTTTGTTTGGAGAAATCAACCAGGAAGACATACGCATGCAAAGCAATACCAAAGGTAAAATTGTTTAGAGAGAATGATATAGAGGATGTGAGGAGGGAGATTGAAATAATGCATCACTTAGTTGGGATTCCAAATGTGATATCAATAAAAGGAGCTTATGAAGATCCGGTCGTTGTTTATATTGTAATGGAATTATGTGAAGGAGGTGAGTTGTTTGACAGGATTGTGGAAAGGAGACATTACACCGAGAGAAAGGCTGCTAAACTCGCAAGAACGATTGTTAATGTTGTTGAGGCTTGTCACTCACGTGGAGTTATGCATCGTGATCTTAAGCCTGAAaatttcctttttgttgatggaGATGAAGATTCCACTCTTATGGCAATTGATTTTGGACTGTCCATTTTCTTCAAACCAGGTTTGGAAATAATCCCCTTCTCCAAATTATACCAATCTCTAACCATTGTTCTTTTGTGAGCTTCAAAGTTCGTTTTCTAGCTACTTATTTTAATCAaagtttaattacttttttccagTAAACTGCCTTATACTATCAACAAACTATACTCAATCATATGTGTGAATTTAAAAGTAGTCATTCATAAAATGTGGGTTAGTGACTTTAGTAGTAGTTATACTTAAAAGTTGGATTAACCCTTAAATAAACGGCTCGTAAAAGGAAGACTACACCTgcttataaacatattttatgcCTTATCTCATTCAATGTTGGACTCTTAACACCTTTGGGATTAGAAATTTGGAGCATGACCCAAGTGCCCCAAAAGCAATGACTTGATGATGTGCAATTGATtgaaagtgtaattttttttttacacttgtaCGAATTAAATCTTTTTAATCATTAGCAGGATTACACTTACAGCAGCACAATTTACTTTATATTATCGAACTTGTTAAGCCTCTAGTCAAAACCATATCTTTTAGGATGCAATCGGGCAGACAAATTAGGATGAATAAGGATGGATTAAAGCGagatacatttttttgaaaaaaggtatAGTTTAATTTCTCTACAAtgataaaactaaaaaacagaAGTTATTAACCAGCTTGTCAAAGCCTATATGAATCtcttaaaacaacacaaaaactcAAAGCGCCTAGTTGTTAATACCTTCCAAAAGAGTGGTGAACCACTCATGGAATAAGCACGGATAcagtcttcttctttttttataccTACTATTGGTGTAATGATCATATATAGTCTTTGTTACTAACAATCTTCTTTTACAGGGGAAAAATTTAGTGATTTTGTCGGAAGTGCTTATTATGTTGCACCTGAGGTTATAGAAGAGTGTTATGGGCCAGAAGCTGATGTATGGAGTGCAGGTGTGATCATATACATTCTCTTATGTGGAACACCTCCCTTTTATGGTGGTAAGATATCTTCACgatcttttctttttgtttcatttcttttccctttttttgtttcatataATAATAGAGGATTTTGATTATGTTCTTTGGTAATAGAATTGGATCGAGAGATATTTGATGAGGTTTTACATGGTGAAGTTGATTTCTGTTCCGATCCTTGGCCAAGTATATCTGAAAGTGCCAAAGACTTGGTTAAGAAGATGCTTGATAGAGATCCTAAAACACGAATTAAAGCTCATGAAGTTCTAAGTAAGTTTCActactcttttttcttttttaaattatgaaattagtgaaacatatttcatatttttacatttaagTATCGTTAGATTCAATAcacattttgatattttctttattctagTGCTTTTTATTGTTTATGGTTGTTGCATCTTCAGCTATTGCAAttgtttttaagaagaaaaaataaataaacatttagCGCTTGATTTTTCATCACTAAATCTGTCgcattaattgtttaattatgcaGAACATGAATTTTTGTTACTAAATTGTGAATGATGATGTTCCAATCTTCTTAGGTCACCCTTGGATTCAGGTTGATGGAGTTGCTCCAGACAGGCCTCTTGATTCTGCAACTTTGAGTCGTCTAAAGCAATTTTCTGCTATGAACAAGCTCAAGAAAATGGCTCTTAGAGTTAGTACCTTTTCTATCACATGACTATCTGTCACACTGAGAGTatatgttttctattttttgcaATACTAGTAGATTGCTATATATTGAATCTTATTAGCAAAGTTGAATACGTTAACCTTCAAATTGCGCTCTTGTAATATTTCCCATAATCTTCCACACAGGTTATCGCAAAAAATCTTTCTGAAGAAGAAATTTCTGGGTTGAAAGAATCGTTTAAGACGATAGATACAGACAATACTGGTcaaattacctttgaaaaacTCAAGGTTGGACTGAAAAAGTTTGGTGCCAATCTCTCTGAATCCGAAATTTTTGATCTAATGCAAGCTGTAAGTATTAAATCAAAAATCATCGTCAATTCCCTAAATGTTACACAgcaaacattattattattattataatccTTTTGTCCCAATTTTGTTACTTATTGTAGGCAGATATTGATAACAATGGCATGATTGACTATGGAGAATTCATAGCTGCAACGTTGCATTTAAACAAAGTTGACAAAGAAGATCATTTAGTTGCAGCTTTCTCATATTTTGATAAAGATGGAAATGGCTACATCACTCAAGACGAGCTTCAACAAGTTTGTAAAGAATTTGGTATGAAGGATGTCCACTTTGAGGAAATGATCCGAGAAGCTGATCAAAATAATGTGAGTACATATTACAATGTTATGTGCTTCCATTTTCGAACAACTGAATGAAAAGTTCATTGTGTCTATTCATGAGGTGTCAGCTCACTAGTAAGAGTTTGACCTTGTAACCTCAAGAAACGAGTCCAATTTTCATGTACAAACTAATAATATATTCTCCTTCtccaatattttatattaaagaaaTATTTAATATTCTAAATAATGCCTTTTAAGATCTCATacatgttttga containing:
- the LOC25499515 gene encoding calcium-dependent protein kinase 26, whose protein sequence is MGNNCVGPRRTYEHESFQTSFWWPWSLSWSYPINQTQISVSQNTNSSQTYQQNPPHVHKIENKDMKTLQSNTASDRQTSISQEDAEPVTQLKEKATPTKTMMSKNINIRRVTPKSAGLRAESVLLTNNGPFREFYKLGDELGKGKFGTTSLCLEKSTRKTYACKAIPKVKLFRENDIEDVRREIEIMHHLVGIPNVISIKGAYEDPVVVYIVMELCEGGELFDRIVERRHYTERKAAKLARTIVNVVEACHSRGVMHRDLKPENFLFVDGDEDSTLMAIDFGLSIFFKPGEKFSDFVGSAYYVAPEVIEECYGPEADVWSAGVIIYILLCGTPPFYGELDREIFDEVLHGEVDFCSDPWPSISESAKDLVKKMLDRDPKTRIKAHEVLSHPWIQVDGVAPDRPLDSATLSRLKQFSAMNKLKKMALRVIAKNLSEEEISGLKESFKTIDTDNTGQITFEKLKVGLKKFGANLSESEIFDLMQAADIDNNGMIDYGEFIAATLHLNKVDKEDHLVAAFSYFDKDGNGYITQDELQQVCKEFGMKDVHFEEMIREADQNNDGQIDYNEFVAMMQRGNADLENNSVKCSTSFNIGLGKTKTLSIC